In Vanacampus margaritifer isolate UIUO_Vmar chromosome 9, RoL_Vmar_1.0, whole genome shotgun sequence, the following proteins share a genomic window:
- the dennd4b gene encoding DENN domain-containing protein 4B isoform X2, translated as MTEDKCPQLVDYFVVAGLDPAGPWRPLDEEARTAASTPPAGRGAEPVTDLVVIARGLGEEVPQGFTCIDKSLGGHSAELSAGLINNPRLYLCYRRGRDKPPILDLGVLYEGKEQPKAGWYVIETTPYSRSASLSSGAGPATHRVFLTYRRAADAQGLHSLGVTDIGVLLPGKGEAAPHTFSRVDKNLNTGMWGPAVFVCYKRAVAKANALVYEAGLLSRYPPHDQDAFALPESVPVFCLPMGVALESWPADAKYRMPVFSTFVLTSASGDKVYGAAIQFYEAFPREVLSERQNVRLGLLSVLDRRPVPQRSLQAKKSICVLSHWPFFDVFQKFLTFVYRYSVSGPHVLPLEKHISSFMHNVPFPSPQRPRILVQLSPYDNLLLCQPVSSPLPLSGASFLKLLQNLGPSNACTLLLAVLTEHKVLLHSLRPDVLTAVAEALVSVRNAGSERRQRAPAASATASAGHSFFLFLSFVVVGVQMTFPLRWLCPYIPLCPLQMSEVLLAPVPFIVGVHSSYFDLYRPPADVFCVDLDTNTLFQSDEKKPLSWRSLPRKAGKTLFGTLGNLHKTLEQICCPGQEEATLEFLLTDFDQMYRRQKQLEADIQEAFLRFMSVLLRGYRAFLTPITQPPSDTATDCGSLFNLQGFLKSRERTQQKFFSQLTRTQMFTQFIEECSFVSDRHACLEFFDECVQKVRPSLAGASDASERSLANARWRPLADGRLCRQVDVDKPEDVRLADVDESHCGERTVFIMPPEQPTQDDGSECPARYSYDTFPTLRAELFDRPLDQLRVPAKGSAPSSPAPRRTKQELKVAQRRALTCCGSSDMWCKCLLGHMYGLWFIYLPTFVRAQSAKVPALHAAYDVLKHMEGRKVCYRILMQLCGLYGQPVLAVRVLLEMKKAGVTPNTITYGYYNKAVLESKWPSTNRGGRLLWAKLRNVLLAVALFRQPIKMRAVMEEEEERRPRPRLPLIRQASWSGLSQSSSRESLTGSFGKSSSLSSVRTPAQSANATNDRKWSRRDGVFRKPPLVPPAAPPGGVLVRRSDICLSSFYADAAENDNEDAGGWQAAASSGRGASACEASSVDENDNKVSPPGRGLAGRLQQLLTPTRHRAAVRRAASVDERRAGAGGRGPAATSARRVSEQRRSRKSQVAETLLKAKERLANAASESSLSLGSDAEPADTPRALRHSWDANQDAAGIEVLMSSCSRCRSCGCLVYDEEIMAGWTPDDSNLNSRCPFCAATFVPFLNAHICDLRPLGSHGEGETAARPPDEHPPLARCNGVGDDSAPESGATAVAVAYVSPLVLRKELESLLDHEGEAVLGQPQFLESHCIIFWNLLWFFQRLGLPSHLLRLVRVLVKPAQSEGACLRVRLLWDTLTPDPDSWPPLYVLWRLHSGVPVRGSRWRRHNHPFTLAFLEEVLRCVGMNEVHKAVALFLSTVDEARRHASAAPPLRRSVYRELLFLTLAAMGQDHAAAFDKKYKTAYSRLSGVMGKEELREKRAQPPGAKALDCRRSLQPLLQC; from the exons atgaCGGAGGACAAATGCCCGCAGCTGGTGGACTACTTCGTGGTGGCGGGTCTGGACCCGGCGGGACCCTGGCGACCTCTGGACGAGGAGGCCAGGACCGCCGCCTCCACGCCGCCGGCGGGCCGTGGGGCGGAGCCGGTGACGGACCTGGTGGTCATCGCCCGCGGCTTGGGCGAGGAGGTGCCGCAGGGCTTCACGTGCATCGACAAGTCGCTGGGCGGCCACTCGGCCGAGCTGAGCGCTGGCCTCATCAACAACCCGCGCCTGTACCTCTGCTACAGGAGGGGCCGCGACAAGCCCCCCATTCTTGACCTCGG ggtGTTGTACGAGGGCAAGGAGCAGCCCAAGGCGGGCTGGTACGTGATCGAGACCACGCCCTACAGCCGCTCGGCCAGCCTGAGCTCGGGCGCCGGCCCGGCCACGCATCGCGTCTTCCTGACGTATCGGCGAGCCGCCGACGCGCAAGGCCTGCACTCGCTGGGCGTGACCGACATCGGCGTGCTGCTGCCCGGGAAGGGCGAGGCGGCGCCGCACACCTTCAGCCGCGTGGACAAGAACCTCAACACGGGCATG TGGGGTCCCGCCGTCTTCGTGTGCTACAAGCGAGCGGTGGCCAAAGCCAACGCGCTGGTCTACGAGGCGG GTCTGCTTAGCCGCTACCCGCCGCACGACCAGGACGCCTTCGCGCTGCCCGAGTCGGTGCCCGTCTTCTGCCTGCCGATGGGCGTGGCGCTGGAGAGCTGGCCCGCCGACGCCAAGTACCGCATGCCCGTCTTCTCCACCTTCGTGCTCACCTCGGCCAGCGGCGACAAG GTGTACGGCGCCGCCATCCAGTTCTACGAGGCCTTCCCCAGGGAGGTCCTGTCGGAGCGTCAGAACGTGCGTCTGGGCCTGCTCAGCGTGCTGGACCGCCGGCCCGTCCCGCAGCGCAGCCTGCAGGCCAAGAAGAGTATCTGCGTGCTCTCGCACTGGCCCTTCTTCGACGTCTTCCAGAAGTTTCTCACCTTCGTCTACCGATACTCCGTCTCCGGGCCCCACGTGCTGCCCCTCGAGAA GCACATCTCCAGCTTCATGCACAACGTTCCCTTCCCGTCCCCGCAGCGACCTCGCATCCTGGTTCAG CTGTCGCCGTATGACAACCTCCTCCTGTGCCAGCCCGTCTCCTCGCCGCTGCCCCTCAG CGGCGCCAGCTTCCTGAAGCTCCTGCAGAATCTGGGCCCGAGCAACGCCTGCACGCTGCTGCTGGCCGTGCTGACGGAGCACAAAGTCCTGCTGCACTCGCTGCGGCCCGACGTCCTGACGGCCGTCGCCGAGGCGCTGGTCTCCGTAAGAAACGCCGGCAGCGAGCGCCGGCAGCGAGCGCCGGCAGCGAGCGCCACCGCCAGCGCCGGccattcttttttccttttcttgtcTTTTGTCGTCGTTGGCGTGCAGATGACCTTCCCGCTGCGCTGGCTGTGCCCGTACATCCCGCTGTGCCCGCTCCAGATGTCGGAAGTGCTGCTGGCGCCGGTGCCCTTCATCGTGGGCGTGCACTCCAGCTACTTTGACCTGTACCGCCCCCCCGCCGACGTCTTCTGCGTGGACCTGGACACCAACACCCTCTTCCA GTCGGACGAGAAGAAGCCGTTGTCGTGGCGATCGTTACCCAGGAAAGCCGGCAAGACTCTCTTCGGCACCCTGGGCAACCTGCACAAGACCCTGGAGCAGA TCTGCTGCCCGGGTCAGGAGGAGGCCACGCTGGAGTTCCTGCTGACGGACTTCGACCAGATGTACCGGCGGCAGAAGCAGCTGGAGGCCGACATCCAGGAAGCCTTCCTGCGCTTCATGAGCGTCTTGCTGCGGGGCTACCGCGCCTTCCTCACGCCCATCACGCAGCCGCCCTCCGACACCGCCACCGACTGCGGTTCCCTCTTCAACCTGCAGG gCTTCCTGAAGTCCCGCGAGCGCACCCAGCAGAAGTTCTTCAGTCAGCTGACGCGCACGCAGATGTTCACGCAGTTCATCGAGGAGTGCTCCTTCGTCAGCGACCGCCACGCCTGCCTGGAGTTCTTCGACGAGTGCGTCCAGAAGGTCCGTCCGAGCCTCGCCGGCGCAAGCGACGCAAGCGAACGCTCGCTGGCGAACGCTCGCTGGCGGCCGCTCGCTGACGGCCGCCTGTGCCGGCAGGTGGACGTGGACAAGCCGGAGGACGTCCGTCTGGCGGACGTGGACGAGAGCCACTGCGGCGAGCGCACCGTCTTCATCATGCCGCCCGAGCAGCCCACGCAAGACGACGGCTCCGAGTGCCCCGCCCGCTACAG CTATGACACCTTCCCCACCTTGAGGGCGGAGCTCTTTGACCGGCCACTCGACCAACTGCGCGTCCCCGCCAAGGGCAGTGCGCCCAGTAGCCCCGCCCCCAGGCGCACCAAACAG GAGCTGAAGGTGGCGCAGCGCCGCGCGCTGACGTGCTGCGGCTCGTCCGACATGTGGTGCAAGTGCCTGCTGGGTCACATGTACGGCCTGTGGTTCATCTACTTGCCCACCTTCGTGCGCGCGCAGAGCGCCAAGGTGCCCGCCCTCCACGCCGCCTACGACGTCCTCAAGCACATGGAGGGCAGGAAG GTGTGTTACAGGATCCTGATGCAGTTGTGCGGGCTGTACGGTCAGCCGGTGCTTGCCGTGCGCGTCCTCCTCGAGATGAAGAAGGCGGGCGTCACGCCCAACACCATCACGTACGGCTACTACAACAAG GCGGTCCTGGAGAGCAAATGGCCGTCCACCAATCGGGGCGGGCGCCTGCTCTGGGCCAAGTTGCGCAACGTGCTGCTGGCCGTCGCCCTCTTCAGGCAGCCCATCAAAATGCGAG ctgtcatggaggaggaggaggagcgcagGCCCCGCCCCCGCCTGCCTCTGATTCGTCAGGCCAGCTGGAGCGGCCTGAGCCAAAGCTCCAGCCGCGAATCTCTGACGGGATCCTTCGGCAAGAGCAGCAGCCTCAGCAGCGTCAGAACGCCGGCGCAGT CGGCAAACGCAACAAACGACAGGAAGTGGAGCCGCCGTGACGGCGTGTTCAGGAAGCCCCCCCTGGTGCCGCCCGCAGCGCCCCCCGGTGGCGTCCTGGTGCGTCGCAGCGACATCTGTTTGTCCAGCTTCTACGCCGACGCCGCCGAAAACGACAACGAGGACGCCGGCGGCTGGCAGGCGGCGGCCAGCTCGGGAAG AGGGGCGAGCGCGTGCGAGGCGTCGTCGGTGGACGAGAACGACAACAAGGTGTCGCCGCCCGGCCGAGGCCTGGCGGGACGACTGCAGCAGCTGCTGACGCCCACGCGGCACCGGGCGGCCGTCCGACGCGCCGCCAGCGTGGACGAGCGGCGGGCCGGCGCGGGAGGGCGAGGGCCCGCCGCAACTTCGGCCCGCCGAGTTTCCGAGCAGCGCCGGTCCAGGAAGTCGCAGGTGGCGGAAACGCTGCTGAAGGCCAAAGAGCGTCTGGCCAACGCCGCCTCGGAG AGCTCGCTGTCGCTGGGCAGCGACGCCGAGCCGGCGGACACGCCTCGAGCGCTGCGCCACTCGTGGGACGCCAATCAAGACGCGGCGGGGATCGAG GTTTTGATGTCGAGCTGCTCGCGGTGCCGCTCGTGCGGCTGCCTGGTGTACGACGAGGAGATCATGGCGGGATGGACGCCCGACGACTCCAACCTCAACTCCCGCTGCCCCTTTTGCGCCGCCACCTTCGTCCCCTTCCTCAACGCCCACATCTGCGACCTCCGACCCCTCGGCAG CCACGGCGAGGGCGAGACCGCCGCCCGGCCTCCCGACGAACATCCGCCCTTGGCGCGCTGCAACGGCGTGGGTGACGACTCCGCCCCCGAGAGCGGCGCGACGGCG GTGGCGGTGGCGTACGTGAGTCCGCTGGTGCTGCGGAAGGAGCTGGAAAGCCTCCTGGACCACGAGGGCGAGGCGGTGCTGGGCCAGCCGCAGTTCCTGGAGAGCCACTGCATCATCTTCTGGAACCTTCTGTGGTTCTTCCAGCGGCTCGGCCTGCCCAGCCACCTGCTGCGGCTCGTGCGAGTCCTCGTCAAGCCCGCGCAG tcggAGGGCGCGTGTCTCCGTGTGAGGCTCCTGTGGGACACCTTGACCCCCGACCCCGACTCGTGGCCCCCCCTCTACGTGCTGTGGCGTCTTCACA gCGGCGTGCCGGTGCGCGGCTCCCGCTGGCGGCGCCACAACCACCCCTTCACGCTGGCCTTCCTGGAGGAGGTCCTGCGTTGCGTCGGCATGAACGAGGTCCACAAGGCCGTCGCGCTCTTCCTCAGCACCGTCGACGAGGCGCGGCGGCACGCTTCTGCCGCGCCGCCGCTccgcag GAGCGTGTACCGAGAGTTGCTGTTCCTGACGCTGGCAGCCATGGGTCAAGATCACGCCG CCGCTTTCGACAAGAAGTACAAGACGGCGTACTCGCGCCTCAGCGGCGTCATGGGCAAAGAAGAGCTGCGCGAGAAGCGAGCGCAGCCTCCCGGCGCCAAAGCCCTGGACTGCAGACGCAGCTTGCAGCCGCTGCTCCAGTGCTGA